The Balearica regulorum gibbericeps isolate bBalReg1 chromosome 12, bBalReg1.pri, whole genome shotgun sequence genome includes a region encoding these proteins:
- the DENND4A gene encoding C-myc promoter-binding protein isoform X3 — translation MGATIECWPSNSKYPLPVFSTFVLTGASAEKVYGAAIQFYELYPEENLTEKQKAQLGLAAAVEGKSDTCRTVQTNKCICLLSHWPFFDAFKKFLTFLYRYSISGPHVLPIEKHISHFMHKVPFPSPQRPRILVQLSPHDNLILSQPVSSPLPLSGGKFSTLLQNLGPENAVTLLVFAVTEHKILIHSLRPSVLTSVTEALVSMIFPFHWPCPYIPLCPLALADVLSAPCPFIVGIDSRYFDLYDPPPDVSCVDLDTNTISQTGDKKAIAWKILPKKPCKNLMNTLSNLYQQLAELQQRPREDALMELAMNDYDFNSGKKLHLLDLEIQEAFLCFMASILKGYRSYLRPITEAPSETATDASSLFELQGFLKSRDRSHQKFYTLMTKTQMFIRFIEECSFVSDKDASLAFFDDCVYKVDMDKTGETRLIELDESYKSEHTVFITPPEIPHLPNGEEHPLQYSYNGFPVLKLDLFEQPEGFLTAPNNKLSSKASSPNSPLPMFRRTKQEIKSAHKIAKKYSSIPQMWSRCLLRHCYGLWFICLPAYVKVCHSKVRALRTAYDVLQKMHSKKIDPPDEVCYRVLMQLCGQYGQPVLAVRVLCEMQKAGVDPNAITYGYYNKAVLESTWPSSNRGGYFLWMKIRNVVLGIAQFKKALKKLPASTSHAAVPDFGNNTSFKEEARHGKTCLQDIQEQKEGKRESDSSSLSEVESTKGSGDCLPKLNYQNSSNAKAASSIVRLNGTVDNTVAETSTESSVGLLFTSSFEDAREAEVIKSKSLRKRHKSAVEPDLREISWESRNRNLSGDGLVGLMINRINQEANPGEIVEKLGADAKILSSALQKSIRPKTLNIRTSSLGSKRESLEKESSDEDAPFDCSFTDKTESPVIFDLEDLDAEPETPTAVKSSSEKSRRLQRKSSFPVKAVEKTDVETGFDPLSLLVAETEQQKEDDEEDDDRSVSTPSARRDLAEEIVMYMNNMSSPLSSRAPSIELQKPYDDRNANKKSPTVIQPCRRSSLPPNSPRPSSLTKSKSYHAKHEERSRDRLWSSPAYSPNSPAKEQPQDATSSLTFVSSPSFNLDTLLTPKFDVLKSSMFSAGKGVAEKASKWYSKFAMYAASSKDQNSDRASVSSLGALDSESTSLTDEDVCNDFESASPQENTTSEIKGIGLSRTSLESSASHDGSSKQFDQCGSLSKFPLPDKSELVSSCSTSSTSVFQNYAMEVLISSCSRCRTCDCLVHDEEIMAGWTADDSNLNTTCPFCGNLFLPFLSIEIRDLRRPGRYFLKSSPSTENMQFPSLFSNQSGKSCNTAATVGLATSLMSVQEDINSNSKSKQHDNICARSIQIPSGRRQNTSGSECTSHPVARSISTFGPLEEDEKENQKISHIIPTGSLPATLQGPTDSLGLEWRLPSPDPITVPYLSPLVVWKELESLLENEGDHAITVADFVDHHPIVFWNLVWYFRRLDLPSNLPGLILSSEHCNKNSKIPRNCMSEDSKYVLIQMLWDNMKLHQDPRQPLYILWNAQSQNRTLLFETQKYPMVHLLQKDDDSFNQELLRSMVKSIKMNDVYGPMSQILERLNKWPHIKRQRSLYREILFLSLVALGRDNIDIDAFDREYKMAYDRLTANQVKNTHNCDRPPSTGVMECRKIFGEPYL, via the exons aCACATTTCCCATTTCATGCATAAAGTTCCTTTTCCATCCCCTCAGAGGCCAAGAATTCTAGTTCAG ctatCTCCACATGACAACCTGATTCTTAGCCAACCTGTGTCATCACCCCTTCCATTGAG TGGGGGCAAGTTTTCTACACTACTTCAGAATTTAGGACCTGAAAATGCTGTAACTCTACTTGTATTTGCTGTGACGGAACATAAAATTCTCATCCATTCATTGCGACCTTCTGTCCTTACTAGTGTGACAGAGGCATTAGTCTCT atgataTTTCCCTTCCACTGGCCTTGCCCGTATATTCCTCTCTGTCCCTTGGCACTGGCAGATGTGTTAAGTGCACCATGCCCATTCATAGTGGGAATTGATTCAAGATACTTTGATCTCTATGACCCTCCACCAGACGTTAGCTGTGTTGACCTAGATACCAATACAATTTCTCA aactgGAGATAAGAAAGCTATTGCGTGGAAGATCTTACCAAAGAAGCCTTGTAAAAATCTGATGAACACTTTAAGTAATTTATATCAGCAACTGGCAGAAT TGCAACAGAGACCAAGAGAAGATGCATTAATGGAATTGGCAATGAATGACTATGATTTTAATTCTGGGAAGAAATTGCATCTGTTAGATTTGGAGATCCAGgaagcatttctgtgtttcatgGCCTCAATACTAAAAGGTTATAGGTCTTATCTCAGGCCCATAACAGAGGCACCCTCTGAAACAGCCACAGATGCAAGTTCTCTCTTTGAACTACAAG GTTTTCTCAAAAGTCGAGATCGTTCACATCAGAAGTTCTACACACTGATGACCAAAACTCAAATGTTTATTCGCTTCATTGAAGAGTGTTCTTTTGTCAGTGATAAGGATGCAAGCCTTGCATTTTTTGATGACTGCGTATATAAA GTAGATATGGACAAAACTGGGGAAACACGACTTATAGAGCTGGATGAGTCATACAAAAGTGAGCATACGGTTTTCATAACACCACCTGAGATCCCTCATCTGCCAAATGGTGAAGAGCACCCTCTACAATACAG CTACAATGGATTTCCAGTATTAAAACTAGATTTGTTTGAGCAACCTGAAGGATTTCTCACAGCACCAAATAACAAACTGTCCTCAAAAGCCAGTAGTCCCAACAGCCCATTACCAATGTTCAGAAGAACTAAACAG GAAATTAAATCTGCACATAAAATTGCTAAGAAGTACTCATCCATACCCCAGATGTGGTCCAGATGTTTGTTACGTCACTGCTATGGTCTTTGGTTTATCTGCCTTCCTGCGTATGTGAAAGTGTGCCATTCAAAAGTGAGGGCTCTGAGAACTGCATATGATGTGCTACAAAAAATGCATTCCAAAAAAATAGATCCACCTGATGAG GTATGCTACCGAGTACTCATGCAACTGTGTGGACAGTATGGTCAGCCTGTGCTAGCAGTGAGAGTGCTTtgtgaaatgcagaaagctgGTGTTGATCCTAATGCCATTACTTATGGCTACTACAATAag GCTGTTTTGGAAAGTACCTGGCCTTCAAGCAATCGAGGTGGCTATTTCCTATGGATGAAAATAAGAAACGTTGTTTTAGGAATAgcacagtttaaaaaagcactgaaaaagcTACCAGCAAGCACATCACATGCAGCTGTTCCTG ACTTTGGCAATAACACATCATTCAAAGAAGAAGCCAGGCATGGGAAAACTTGTCTTCAAGATATACAAGAACAAAAAGAGGGCAAGAGAGAGAGTGACTCCAGTTCTC TGTCCGAAGTGGAGAGCACAAAAGGGAGTGGTGACTGTCTACCTAAACTAAATTACCAGAACTCGAGTAATGCCAAAGCTGCTTCTAGCATAGTGCGGCTCAACGGTACAGTTGACAATACCGTAGCAGAAACTAGCACAG agagTTCTGTAGGATTGCTGTTTACATCATCTTTTGAGGATGCCAGAGAAGCAGAAGTTATAAAAAGTAAATCCTTAAGAAAGAGACATAAAAGCGCAGTAGAACCTGACTTAAGGGAGATATCATGGGAAAGCAGGAACCGTAATCTAAGTGGAGATGGCTTAGTGGGACTGATGATAAACAGAATAAATCAGGAAGCAAACCCTGGAGAAATTGTTGAAAAACTAGGAGCTGATGCCAAAATCCTATCTAGTGCATTACAGAAAAGCATAAGGCCAAAAACTCTTAATATCAGAACTTCCTCTTTAGGATCTAAGAGAGAAAGCCTGGAGAAAGAATCTAGTGATGAAGATGCACCTTTTGATTGCAGCTTTACAGATAAAACAGAGTCTCCTGTTATCTTTGATCTGGAAGACTTGGATGCAGAACCTGAAACACCTACAGCAGTGAAATCCTCCAGTGAGAAATCTAGAAGGCTGCAAAGGAAGAGCAGTTTTCCAGTAAAGGCAGTTGAAAAGACAGATGTTGAAACTGGATTTGATCCACTGTCTCTGCTGGTTGCTGAGacagaacagcagaaagaggatgatgaggaggatgatgatAGAAGTGTTTCTACTCCATCTGCAAGACGAGATTTAGCTGAAGAAATAGTCATGTACATGAACAATATGAGCAGCCCTTTGTCAAGTCGTGCCCCAAGCATTGAGTTGCAAAAACCCTACGATGACagaaatgctaataaaaaaagcccaacagtAATCCAACCTTGTAGGAGGTCCAGCCTTCCCCCAAACTCCCCAAGACCATCCAGTCTTACCAAATCCAAGAGTTATCACGCAAAACATGAAGAAAGGTCAAGAGACAGGCTTTGGTCCTCCCCAGCTTATTCCCCAAACAGTCCAGCAAAGGAACAGCCACAGGATGCAACTAGTTCATTAACATTTGTGTCTTCACCGTCATTCAACTTGGATACACTGCTAACACCTAAGTTTGATGTTCtaaaaagcagcatgttttctgctggaaaagggGTTGCAGAGAAAGCTAGCAAGTGGTACTCCAAATTTGCAATGTATGCTGCATCCTCAAAG gaTCAAAATTCAGACCGAGCAAGTGTTTCATCTCTTGGAGCTCTAGACTCAGAATCAACTTCTCTAACTGATGAAGATGTCTGCAATGATTTTGAAAGTGCTTCTCCTCAGGAGAATACCACATCAGAAATTAAGGGAATTGGCCTCAGCAGGACAAGCCTAGAAAGCTCAGCTTCCCATGATGGCTCATCAAAACAATTTGACCAGTGTG GTTCTCTTTCAAAGTTCCCTTTACCCGACAAATCAGAGTTGGTATCTTCTTGCAGTACAAGTAGTACCAGTGTGTTTCAGAACTACGCTATGGAG GTCCTCATCTCAAGCTGCTCACGATGCCGAACTTGTGACTGTTTGGTTCATGATGAAGAAATCATGGCAGGTTGGACAGCAGATGATTCAAATCTCAATACCACGTGTCCCTTCTGCGGCAAtttatttctaccttttttaAGCATAGAAATCAGAGATCTTCGGCGACCTGGACG TTATTTTCTGAAGTCCAGCCCTTCTACAGAAAACATGCAGTTCCCATCGCTTTTTTCAAATCAGAGTGGGAAGTCCTGTAACACTGCAGCTACTGTTGGCCTTGCTACATCTCTAATGTCTGTTCAAGAGGATATAAATTCAAATAG CAAATCTAAGCAGCATGACAATATTTGTGCCAGAAGTATCCAGATCCCCTCAGGAAGAAGACAAAATACCTCTGGGTCGGAATGTACAAGTCATCCCGTAGCAAGGAGTATCAGTACTTTTGGTCCGTTGGAagaagatgagaaggaaaaccagaagatCAGCCATATCATTCCTACTGGTAGCCTGCCTGCTACCTTGCAAGGACCAACA GATTCCTTGGGCCTAGAATGGCGCTTACCTAGTCCTGATCCTATAACGGTTCCTTATCTCAGTCCTCTAGTAGTATGGAAAGAGCTTGAGAGTTTGCTTGAAAATGAAGGGGATCATGCAATAACAGTTGCGGACTTTGTAGATCATCACCCTATTGTGTTCTGGAATTTGGTGTGGTATTTCAGACGCTTGGACTTGCCTAGTAACTTACCAGGATTAATACTTTCTTCTGAGCACTGTAATAAAAACTCCAAG ATTCCACGAAACTGTATGTCAGAGGACAGTAAATATGTTCTTATTCAGATGCTATGGGACAATATGAAACTGCATCAGGATCCAAGGCAGCCTCTATATATTTTGTGGAATGCTCAGA GTCAAAATCGCACTCTTTTGTTTGAGA CTCAGAAGTACCCAATGGTCCATTTATTGCAAAAAGATGATGACTCTTTTAACCAGGAGCTCTTGAGAAGTATGGTGAAAAGTATTAAGATGAATGATGTGTATGGACCAATGAGTCAAATATTGGAGAGATTGAACAAATGGCCACATATCAAAAGACAGAG GAGCCTTTACAGAGAAATACTATTTCTTTCACTTGTTGCTCTAGGAAGAGATAACATTGATATAG atgCTTTTGACAGAGAGTACAAAATGGCCTACGATCGTCTCACAGCTAATCAAGTGAAGAATACTCATAATTGTGATAGACCACCAAGTACTGGGGTGATGgaatgcagaaagatttttggAGAACCATATCTTTAA